The Penaeus monodon isolate SGIC_2016 chromosome 8, NSTDA_Pmon_1, whole genome shotgun sequence sequence tctgagcctaggtgatttaatGGCTGAGTCCCTGTCTACAGTATAGtggttcggattgcaaagtggtcactaactcgTACCaatgaagtacagacattaccatgaaatttttttttttttttttacaaaacacgtAATCTAAACTTCCATCTCCCAAATGAGTCGCtccttctgtgtcatatactgccagtgatctactattgatgaaatacTTAAATTCTTCCGTGCTAATGAAATATGGCGGGGAACCACGTAGAGTTTGCACAGCTATTCCACTAGAGGCTTCGGATGCTTGCATCTGAACTTGCCGCGTTAGAGCGATTCATGGATTGATTAATAGTCTCATTAATGAATTGGATGGTGGATGGATTCGTTAAATGATTTACAGATAATTGAGTGGCTGGGTGATTTATCGACTGATGGATTAATTGGTTTAATTGGTGGAGTGCTTGAATGATAGATAGGTACATTCATTGATAGATTGAGTGactgatggatggattgatgaatGGATGGGTCGACTGTTGAGTCAGTGCAATATTTGACTGACTGATGGGTTTATTGAGTGGATTTATTTGaatggattgatagatggatCAAATGATCAATTGATTGGacgatataaatgtaaatatatatatatatatatatatatatatatatatatatatatatatatatatatatacatatacatacaaacgcatatactcacacatatatgcatgtatgtatgtaaaaatatcaatatatataagtacatatataatatatatatatacgttatatacatatatatacgtatatatatacatatatatatatacatacatatacatatatatacatatatatatatatatatatatatatatatatatatatatatatatatacatatctgtgtgtgtgtgtgtgtgtgtgtgtgtgtgtgtgtgtgtgtgtgtgtgtgtatgtatataaatgtatataaataaacacacacacacacacacacacacacacacacacgcacacacacacacacacacacaatatatatatatatatatatatatatatatatatatatatatatatatatgtatatatatatgtatatatatatgtatatatatatatatatatatatatatatatatatatatatatatatatatatatatatatatatatatatatgtatatagacagacagatagatagatagatagatagataaatagatagatagatagatagatagatagatagatagatagacagacacaaacacacacacacacacacatgtatgcattcaTTCGTCTTTATACAGAAAGACAGTGGGGTCACAGGCAGGGAAAATACGAGCCCAAATATGCAGACACAATCATACAGATCGCACATTCCGACACCCAATACACAAAACAAGAATATTATTCCCCCACGTAGTGATACATTAACACTCACGCAAGCGGGAAAAAATGCTTAATGAGACAGAAGGAAACACGCGCAGAACATTCGCGACAATTTGTAAAAAATACTGTATTTCTGGTGACGGTAAAACTGGTATGGGTATGCAGGGTTATGGCACTACATCTCTGGCACTCATGCTACCCtgacactcctctcctctctgatgACACTTGCATGATCACAGTATTTCGCGTACCGATGCTTGAGAACTATTTTTGTGAaaggtatttctttttcttttcgttcttccttttcgTACAATGTATAAGCgttttctcctttccattttcttctatttctttctctttctccctttcctccattttcccttaattccctttctttttctctttttcctggcTTTATTCTTCAACAAAGAATTTAGCCCTGTGAAGGATAGGCATACCACACTACTAATTTCGGTCTTCGATTtcttcaaaaacaaagaaaagaaaacgttaaGATGAGGAATTCGCAAATGGATTTAGGATCCAATCCttatcaaataaaaagaaaggaattgaCCAGATGAGACACTTCGAGAACCCCAACGCAGATGGtcgattttttgtcttttaggcAAGTCGCTTAGTGGTGTATTACTTATGAATTAGATGCACACCTTTACTCGTACCTGGGTTAAGTTTGCCCTGTTCCGATACAGTGCCTTAAGCTAGCAATGagggtcaatatatatatatatatatatatatatatatgtatatatacacattatatatatatcatgtatatatatatctgtatatatattatatacatacatacatacatatatatatatatatatatatatatatatatatatatatatatatatgtatatatatatatatatatatatatatatatatatatatattaatatggatacacacacacatacaaacacacacacacacacacacacacactaacacacacacacacacaaatacacacacacacacaccacacacacaccacacacacacacatatatatatatatatatatatatatatatatatatatatatatatatatatatatatatatatatatatatatatatatatatatatatatatctatctatctatctatctatctatctatctatctatctatctatctatatatatatatatatatatatatatatatatatgatatatatattgtatatacatatttatatatacacacacatatatatattattggttggTGAGGGCGCCCACGTCCACCGTCCATCACCAAGTGTATGTTGACCTACAGACTGTCATACAGGAGGTGACTATCACAAATATCCTGTAGTATAACTACAATTTATTCAACTACGCTGAGTGGGGTAGCAGGGGTATTCTGCTCCCATGGAGTTCTACGTCCCAGCCCCTAGCTAGCAGACAGTTCCCCGTCAGGGGTTAGGGTCGGGCTGGCAACCCGGCCCTGTAAAAAAACATACCAGCAGGCaaaccaagaaaagagagaaggggtcggAGTTATTCCGAAGGAGGTGACTCCGACCCCGATTTGCGGTCGGGGGTTCCTGATCCCTGGCTCCGTGTCCCGACTAGAGGCTTATCCGATCGGGATGCCGAGCCTGATAGGACGGGTACAAGGTAAAGCCCTCCCAGGGAATCCTGCACTCTAAGGTTACGTGATGGGGGGATGCCCCCCCCCCGGTCCCAACTATTCCTTCTTGGGGGCTTGTCTGGTTGTGTCGAGGCGTTGCCCGGCCGAATCTGCGGCGACCGTGCCGTGTAGCGGCCTGGATCATCCTCAGTCTCTCGGAGGATGATCTACTGCCTTAATTATCGGGGGAGCTAGGGAGGCTGGGGATTGCCGTCGCTGCTCTCTCTGAGGTGCGACGGACTGGTAGTGGTGAGACCAGTAGTGGGGTTATACCTACTACTGGTCTGCCTGTAGCAATGGTGCGCGCCTTAGGGGAGTTGCGGTGGCTGTCTCTGACGACTTCCACTCCTCAGTCATGAAGGTTACCCCTGTTGACGAGCGCATTCTGCTTGTGAGAATGAAGCACACTCGGGGCTTCATTTCTTTAGTGGCAGTCTACGCTCCTACTGAGGAAAGTGGGCTCCACACCAAACTGGACTCCGTAGTGGATCAGTGTCCCCAGGGGGACAACCTCATGGTATTGGGGACTTCAGTACGGTCACTAGCACTGACAGGGAAGGATACGAGCTATGGCTATGGTCCCTATGGCTCTGTACTAGAAATATCAACAACTCATACCTCTTAGACTTCGCAAGATCTAGGAGGCTGAGGATTGCGGGTTCTTGGTACCAGAGACGAGATTTACACCGCTGGACTTGTTACTCCTATACTGGCGATGTAGCTAAAGGAATCGACCATTTTCTTGTGGATacttgctggaggatccttcaaaacTGTAGAGTTTTTAGGAGTGCTGGGTTTTTTGTTACCGACCACAGATTCATTGTTGCAACAGTAAGACTCCGCCTCAGATCTGGACGCATCCCTAGATCTCACCAGCAGGTGTCTCATCTCGAGAGGCTCAAGAGTGAGGAGGTGGCCCAGGAGTATGCAGTGGCAGTCTCAAATCGGTTTGAAGGCTTGGCACTCTACAGGACCCTGCTGAACTGTGGGATACCTATAAGAGGGAAACCCTATCAGCTGCTGAGGAGTGCCTTGAAGTCCGACCTCGGCGAAGGAGGCGTGTTGTCTCGGACGAGATGCTGAACACTATAGAGATGAGTCGTGCTGCCAGATTAGATGGGAACCGTGTATTGCATAAGGAGCTGTCTCGCTTTAATAGGGCCTCTTTGAGATAGACCAAGAAAGGTACGTTAGGGGCATCGTGGAGGAGTTAGAGGGTCATTTTGTCCTACCGTATTACCCCATATCTCAGAACGTATGTCACGGgtgtccacaaacacacacacacacacacacacacacacacacacacacacacacacacacacacacacacacacacacacacacacacacacacacacacacacacacacacacacacacacacacacacacacacacacacaaaagcgaaaAGTGCAACTCTGAACTGCTTACTTGTCCTAGCTTTCAGACTAGGACAAAGTACGggggatcaacctcacgatggcttcGTCACGCATTCTCGAACATACACTCAGGTCTATCAGGACAGGCATACAGCTGAGCAAACTATCCTTCTCAGCAATTATAGAGCACtctcaccttcaccaccacccttTCAACAATACTAATTTCAAAATCCTAACCTTCCACTTTACCACTCCATATTCCTAACAGTGAAATCAGAGGTAAATACTACTGAATTACCAACCACCCATAATTTGGTTAGTACCTGTTGCCAGCTACACTGGCTTTGCTTGTGGTCATTTgatgtttttctgttatttctgtttattgtttGACTGTATTTAGAATTgacttccttgttttgttttaattatagcATTGAAGGATGAAGATTGCATCCCAAAAAAGTTTCTTCTCAAGCAtgttggttttccttttcctgttatgAATCCACGGTGCTTTTTATaatccattacacacacacacacacacacacacacacacacacacacacacacacacacacacacacacacacacacacacacacacacacacacacatacacacacacacacacacacacacacaaatatatatatatatatatatatatatatatatatatatatatatatatatatatatatatatatatatatatatatatatatatatatatatatattgcacacacacgcacatatcctgAGAGTTTGCATGagtatgtagatatattcatattgGTCCTGCTTTACCCTCAGTGCTGCCTGTACATGATTACCTGAAGCTTCTCATTTCCGGGACGAGAACGCACGAACACACTGGGAGACATTCGCTTAACCACTAAGCCACAGCGGCGGAaatccacacatacactcacacatcccTCTCCATATTTTAAGATCTGAGtctaattccctctctctctctctctctctctctctctctctctctctctctctctctctctctctctctctctctctctctctctctctctctctctctccctctccctccctccctccctccctctcattctctgcctgtctgttactGTCTCTCTGTTTTGATCTAAAGAGATCCCTGGAAGACTGGTGGAAGCCGTGATAAGGCGGTACTATTTGACTCTTTAAAGAAGGGCTGTAAAATTCATTTACCGCAGGAGGGTACATTTTACCTTAGTAAACAGTATACGGGCCAGATAATCATAAGTGAATACGACGTAAAATCGTAGGAGGcattttcattcattacaaaaaacaataatagaagaaaaacctGTAAGAGTGTAAACGATAACCTTAAAAGGCCAAGGACTAACTTCATTAACACGTGTAACACGGCCGACTGTAAGACTGAAATAACAAATGTATCGCGGGCCTCATACAGAAGTGTGCGGCCCGCGTGTTTGAGTGCAAGGCTCAAACACGACTTCGGGCTGTTCGTCTCGTAACGTGGTAACCTTGTTCccatatttcctccttttttgtagGATTCCGTCATCACCGCATCAGGACATAACGGTTACCTCGTTTCCCCGTTTCCTTCCTTGGTGTAAGTCGTCTCGAAACACGCCATTGTAGGTGACATGGTTAttgcaccccccctctctctctttctctttctctctctctctctctctctctcctctctctctctctctctctctctctctctctctctctctctctctctctctcttctcttctctctttctctctctctctctctctctctctctctctctctctctctctctctctctctctctctctctctctctctctctctctctctctctctttctctttcctccgctTTCCTCCCTCCCGAATGTCTCGTTTATCTAACTAGTTGTTTTATATACGCATTTAAGGTAAACAAGAAACGGAGGAATTTTTAATCAAAGCTCGTATATTACATATTCTTGCCGGGAAAGACCAGCAATGATTAAACCCATTCTTTTTACTTGAATATTATTTGGCAGAGAAATGAAggcgaaaaacagaaagagagagtgagagttagaaagagagagagagagagagagagagagagagagagagagagagagagagagagagagagagagagagagagaaagagagagagagagagagagataaatagatagagagatagatagatagatagatagatagagagagagagagagagagagagagagagagagggagagagagagagagagaaaatgtaatttcatttttcaataaatctagtttttgcattgtgagtttttcttccatagtatcaacacggaagagtgttttaccattcagtcTTACCTAAATACGAAAgtagtgcccgactgctgccttgcagttcagtccgtatgtggtcaaaggctatgggagttcacacTGTTCAAAACAACTGCTCCCTTGTAGTTCgatccgtgcatggtcaaagactatgggaAAACAAAACAATTCACTGCCTTGTGGAATCTGTGacatgaaaaggcttcgggagttaaTCCTGAGAAAAATCCgaagccggagtcccgaaggaagttcgttgtcgcttgcgacctcgttctggcaactcctgcgacgccgagagagagaaagagaggggggctagagagaaagggatagagagagagatagagagagagagagagagagagagagagagagagagagagaaatagatagatatatagatagatatatagatatatatatagatagatagaaagagagagagagagagagagagagagagagagagagagagagagagagagagagagagagagagagagagaggagagaatgaaagagagagagagagagagagaagagagaagagagagagagagagagagagagagagagagagagagagagagagagagagagagagagagagagagagagagagagagagagagagagagaagagagagagagagagagagagagagagaagaggagagacaggagagaggagagagagagagagagagaggagagagagagagagagagagagaagagagatagggagagagaggagagagagagagagagagagagagagagagagagagagagagagagagagagagagagagagagagagagagagaaagagagagagagagagagagagagagagagagaggagagagagagagagagagagaaatagatagatagacagagaaaatagatagagatatagatagatatatagatatagatatagagagagagatagatagatagatagatagagagagagaggagagagagagagagaatgaagagatagaagaagagagagagaaagagagatagagagagatagagagaggagagagaggagagagagagagagagagagagagagagagagagagagagagagagaggagagagagagagagagagagagagagagagagagagagagagagagagagagagagagagagagagagagaagaggagagagagagagagagagagaaaaaggagagaagagagagagagagagagagagatgagagagagagagagaggagagagagagagagagagagagagagagagagagagagagagagagagagagagagagagagacgagagagagagagagaagagagagagagagagagagagagagagaggagagagagaggagagagagagagaggagagagagagagagaggagagagagagaggagagagagagagagagagagagagagagagagaatatttgagatagatagaagagaatagagagagaggagagagaaaaagagagagagagagagagagagagagagagagagagagagagagagagagagagagaaaaggagagagaagagagagagagagagaggagagagagagagagagaaggagaagagagagagagaaatagatagatagacatagataaatagatagatatatagatagatatatagatatataatatatagatagatagatagatagatagatagatagaagagagaagagagagagagagagagagagaatgaaagagagaggagagagagagagagagagaagcgaggggagagaagagaggggagagagaagagagaggagaggagagagagagagagagagagagaggaagagagagagaggagagagagagagagagagagagagagaaaaggaagagagacgagagagagagaaggagaagagagagagagaagagagatgagagagagagataggagagagagaagagagaggagagagagagagagagagaagaggagaggggagagagagagagagagagagagagagagagagagagagagagagaaagagagagagagagagagagagagagagagagagagagagagatagatagagagagagagagagagagagagagagagagagagagagaatgagagagagagagagagaatgagagagagagagagagaatgagagagagagggagacaaataaaaagaaaaatggagagagagagagagagagagaacagggagaggggatgaagatTTGCAAAACACTTTAATAATCAaggaaaagattgaaagaaagttACCATACTTATAATTATCATACCGTAAGAATGTGAAAGTGAATGTGAAGGCGGCCCGGAAgtgaaacacgaaaaaaaaaccctgttaaAATGTTATGTTGGTAACCATTAATATCCTTACTCTCATTGCTAGCAACACAGGTATTAtacttgatattatcattatggtatttttatgttcattatatttgttattcgtattcttattgtttttgttatcattattatttcttttgtcattatcgttattgataacaataatgataatgatgggtaatgataatagtacgaataataataattataatattgatgatgacagcaataataataataataataataataataataataataataataataataataataataataataataataataataataataataataataatacaacaataatgataataatgaaaataacgataataatacaaatattaatgattataataataatactggtgatgatgatgatgatgatgatgataatgatggtgatgatgataataactataataaagataacaataatgatatcataatgataatgattttcatgatcagtattacttttattttcattaattgctatcctttttattattatcacttctgtATTTGTCTTGATCACTATCATCCTTCTAATAATTCCATATATAGTAAAGAAACGAATGTTCAGACTTTTCTATATACAGGTGCTGCTGccaaagaaaaacaattaaatgCTGGGATGTATCTCTggaaatatatcaaatatctcgctatttcataacaaaaaagaaaaaaactgacatgACAACAGACTATATTTTCCGTTTGTTTTTAACCACTCGTGGAAACAACAAAAGATCCAGAAAGTGTACACTTATAAGGGCCGAGGCTGTATATTGTGATGACTGTGCTATTCTTTGCATCTGTATTCTGACTTTACAAGAATCTCAGTTTATTCTGGGTTGGTTGTAATGAAGTCTACACAGTTCACGGATTTTGTAGGGAATGAGTTGATACACTTGTGATGATTACAGTACGAGCCGTATACTTGTAATGTTTTTGGTATAGCTGGTACACTTGTAATGTCTGATGTAGAGATGGTCCTCTTGTAGTTATTGTGGTAGAGATCGTAAAACGACTTTGGTACCCTATTACTTGTGCATATATGATAGTTGTGGTAGAGTCTGAACTGCAGGTTCAGCACAGGTTTCATAGGCTTTGATATAGTATGTACCCCTACTATTTAAGCGCAATATCCAACTACTAAAATGAAGGATGTGATTCTCCCCTCAAGTGCTTGCTCGAAACATTTTCTTGATAAGACAAAATGCAGCAATTACTATATCTGCATGCACTCGTGAAAGGTTGAATCGGTAACAAGTTGGAAAAAATATTAACTGAAATTTCACACACAGGGAATTATAAGATACTGCAGACTTTTATCTTATAGTTGCACAACAACGATAAAGTTTTAATGGAAACCATATTATACAATAATGGATAGTTACTTACGTAACTTTGTCATTACACCATTACTAAAAATCTGAATTTACTGCACAGAACCGCCACACTGCATAATTTCTAAAACATAATTCTATAATAGACAGTCGTTTCCATTAcactcttatctatttatttatcaagaaTGCACATCTATCATATCAAAATACTGATCAAACCATTTCTAAATAGGAATGTCAATTTACAACATACAATGCATGATCTAAAACAAACTTACAAGCgcgcaaaaaacaaacacccccctcaCTAAATGAATCAGCACCAATAAGGATGAAATTTCTCCGCCCCATTACCGCAGCAGTGAAGCCAAAACCGCCCATCACGAAAAGTCGCTTCGAGACAAAATGAAGCCACGGAAGAGATAAACGTAACCATTATGGGTTTCTTCAACCGTTGAATGTTGCTCTTAATCGCCTGGGCTGTGGAGTTGAACGGACATTATCTTGCGAGTTAGGGCGCCAGGCAATTACTGCTTGTGCATTACAAGTTTTTTTCTTAGTCTTTATTTCAAtacttaaatattttcattatctttagtttttttcattcattctaatTAGCAATGCTGTATTCTATTCAAGATATAACTAGCATTATATACGCTGAAGCTAAACAAAAAAACTTATTAGTGTGGACATTTTTATGTATCATAAAATCATTATTGGCAATGGTTCGAAGTTTTTAGGCTTTAAGAGTTAAGCAAAGCTGTTAGATTCTGCTTACTCCTCCTGAATTCGTTGGCTGAggacaaagttttttttatgaacactAATCCACACAACCCAGCTGTCTAACAAGAGTCTAGCTTCATTGAAATTACTTGTCTTTTCACACATTAGTGTATGAAAGTGAGGTACAAGAGATAATTACTGTGAACATTCGGTGGAAGTGATTTAGAAATTCTGATACGACTCAAAATACATTCGACTTAAAAACGTGGTAGAGtattttgagtgtatatatattgaaatactcTCCCTGACATGGACTCGAACTCAGTCACTGAAGGTAGCACCCAGAGATACTCTTTctgtgactgtctctctctctactacctatatatattcagatgtgtgtgtgtgtgtgcgcgcgcgcgcgcgcgcgcgtgtgtgtgtatatatatatatatatgtgtgtgtgtgtgtgtgtgtgtgtgtgtgtgtgtgtgtgtgtgtgtgtgtgtgtgtttctctctctctctgtctctctctttatatatatatatatatatatatatatatatataatatatatatatatatatatatatatatatatatatatatatatatatatatatgcatacacgcatataaatatgcatatgtacatatacatacatatatgtatgcatacatacagacacagtatatgtacatttatacaggCAGTTCTCGCTTCACGGTGTTTGAGGAACTTAAACGTTATTTTGTTTACATGACTCGCCTTTTAACGGTACAGCACAAGTGATTCAGTATATCGGTATTTTCGAGCCAAGGTAAGGTGCGTCGGGACGCGGTTCTTAGAGTTTCGAACAAGTCTCGGGCCttcacccctcctcaccccacccacccaataCAGGGTCCCATACAGCTCTTCTTGCAAGGTTGTTGCCCACCCATGCTATTTTTACTCCTCTCTTTAAATACTGACCTCAAAAATGTCTCCCAGAAGGATGACATGTAATgatgaagaaagcaagaaaagaaatcgCAAGAGTACTTCACTTGTTCCGAAAAATGTTATATTGGAGAATGGTGCAAGGAATATTGATGTCGCCCAGACACTCGATTCGCCGCACTCAACGGTGAATATAATCAATGCGAACGAGAACATAAAGAAGAAGGGTAGCCTGGGATCCCAACAAGTACGCCGTTATTCTCGTTGCACCGGgattaaaaaagatggaaaagcaTTCTATGGATATATGAAGACCAGAATTATCCGAGATTTCCTACGAGCCTTATGACAAATACAGCACAAGGTAAAAGCGCTTTATGGGGAagaacgaaaaattaaaaaaactacataaataaCTGTCGTGCCGAGCTTTTTAGGAGTTGCGCGGACGTCGGAGAATATTTTCACATTTAGGAGCAACTCTacaaggagacgaagaagagaagcagGAAACAGGCCACGTTGGAAACCTTTATTTGGCCAAGCTCATCCGAAGACCCCAGGACCCCAGCCTTTAACTCCTCTCCTGAgccactcacactcacgctcaccaAACTTCTAATACATAAGTGATCTCGGCGTATTGTCTCGTGTTATTGTGTATGGTAATTTACACAAATTTTATCGTTACTCAAACAGTTTTGGTTTTATCAGATTCAATGATTTTCGAATATTTTCAAATCGGGGCGGGAAGTTGGGGAACGaaacttgtttttattatttcttatgggAATAATTGACTTGCTTTACGTTATCTAATTTTCTAATACGGATGCAGGAACGACATTTTCTCtgtaagaatacacacacataagatataataataatgatgatgatattaataataataataataatgataatagtaataataataataataataataatgataataataataataataataataaaagtaattataatagtaattacgattattatgattaatgataataataagatcgataataacaataataatattaataatgattaaaatataataatgataaaaataataatattaatattagtgataatgctatgatcataatcataatcctaatgattatcataatactaatattaattatgataatattagtattgataataattttgctagtaatgataatgataatgataatgatattaatagcaatataatagtaatgataataataataataataataataataataataatagaaataataataatgactacgataatgataatgat is a genomic window containing:
- the LOC119575893 gene encoding uncharacterized protein LOC119575893 yields the protein MKVTPVDERILLVRMKHTRGFISLVAVYAPTEESGLHTKLDSVVDQCPQGDNLMVLGTSVRSLALTGKDTSYGYDFARSRRLRIAGSWYQRRDLHRWTCYSYTGDVAKGIDHFLVDTCWRILQNCRVFRSAGFFVTDHRFIVATVRLRLRSGRIPRSHQQVSHLERLKSEEVAQEYAVAVSNRFEGLALYRTLLNCGIPIRGKPYQLLRSALKSDLGEGGVLSRTRC